From Humisphaera borealis, the proteins below share one genomic window:
- a CDS encoding PEGA domain-containing protein, producing MRSDFRDRAVLNSILRLTLLLAVATTAVGCGGGRLITIKTVPADASIVVDGVPRPKAPITERFSFGGGQFHTVFVSRPGYTDKTILLDGTSEQTEVTVTLKPRSRRVRFIVTPLPAIVKIGGKPVADAAVTQASTELEFAVDASGGWIPHVVSAERPGFRRTERVIRFTDADAVYTLPLEPERKTVVIKTEPAGADVIVDGTSFGPSPVTLEDLVIATDPQTNAWVDRAVQAIKPGYEPATSKISWDNGQTEYLLKLGIRTKTIRLKTEPPGAIVRMGQKVLPHKTDGLVELPLDYAPLNASGEMPVHELTISPPAGANNPATTLKIGWEEGKVDYAVTLSPPPNATATATTKPAVTTAVATLPSSPVTPVTTRPAVPTTTATAATTPSVPPITGTGAGLAMIKPAFRLEKSRWFVDADPRKVPLTRDVNEPDGRKPVLVARAPAGATVDGVVTSPDGGIVAWATLRAVDGSLRSQLFAHTVASNKPPVELTDGQALDLMPSFSPDGQRLLFASDRISAGQLATYEVMINLPGFAVRAAPGETSDTELWPSLDSSPRPRLYTESRPTDGSPSRLVAIETVTGKRTDLEHPGTQPRISPRSDAIVFVRGDPNTGKRDIWLLKIGENAPVNLTRSPNDDDFDPTWSKTGSRIAFASDRRLPGHSSPAQPSAAPPITESDINLWVLRVSKPSEAIPVTQNPARDDNPAWSGDDSALYFRSSRGGEWGVWKADLPK from the coding sequence ATGAGATCAGATTTCCGAGACCGCGCCGTCCTCAACTCGATTCTACGGCTGACGCTGTTGCTGGCCGTCGCGACGACCGCGGTCGGCTGCGGCGGTGGCCGGCTTATCACCATCAAGACCGTGCCCGCCGACGCCTCGATCGTCGTAGACGGCGTTCCCCGACCGAAGGCACCCATTACCGAGCGGTTCAGCTTCGGCGGCGGCCAGTTTCATACCGTTTTTGTCAGCCGGCCCGGCTACACCGACAAGACCATCCTGCTCGACGGGACGAGCGAGCAAACCGAGGTGACTGTAACGCTCAAACCCCGCAGCCGAAGGGTCCGGTTCATCGTCACGCCACTACCGGCGATCGTGAAAATTGGCGGCAAGCCCGTTGCAGATGCCGCCGTGACCCAGGCCTCGACTGAACTGGAGTTTGCCGTCGATGCTTCCGGCGGCTGGATACCTCATGTCGTGTCGGCCGAGCGGCCCGGCTTCCGACGGACCGAACGCGTCATCCGATTCACCGACGCCGATGCCGTCTACACGCTGCCGCTCGAACCCGAACGCAAGACGGTTGTCATCAAGACCGAGCCGGCGGGCGCAGATGTCATCGTGGACGGCACCAGTTTCGGCCCCAGCCCGGTCACGCTAGAAGACCTGGTCATCGCGACCGACCCCCAGACCAACGCCTGGGTCGATCGAGCCGTGCAGGCGATCAAGCCCGGGTACGAGCCGGCGACGTCGAAGATTTCGTGGGACAACGGGCAGACCGAATACCTGCTGAAGCTCGGCATCCGCACCAAGACGATCCGGCTGAAGACCGAACCGCCCGGCGCCATCGTCCGGATGGGACAGAAAGTTCTGCCGCACAAAACCGACGGACTGGTCGAACTGCCGCTGGACTACGCTCCGCTGAATGCCAGCGGTGAGATGCCTGTTCATGAGCTCACCATTTCGCCACCCGCCGGCGCAAACAACCCGGCGACGACGCTCAAGATCGGCTGGGAAGAGGGCAAGGTGGATTACGCCGTCACCCTGAGCCCGCCCCCTAACGCCACTGCAACTGCCACGACCAAGCCGGCCGTGACGACAGCCGTCGCAACCCTGCCGTCGTCCCCGGTCACCCCGGTAACGACCCGGCCGGCGGTACCCACCACGACCGCGACCGCGGCCACAACGCCGTCGGTTCCGCCGATCACCGGAACCGGCGCCGGACTCGCGATGATCAAACCGGCGTTTCGGTTGGAAAAGAGCCGATGGTTCGTCGACGCCGACCCTCGGAAAGTGCCGCTCACCCGCGACGTCAACGAGCCCGACGGCCGCAAACCGGTCCTGGTCGCCAGGGCACCGGCCGGTGCAACTGTTGACGGCGTGGTGACGTCCCCCGACGGGGGCATCGTCGCCTGGGCGACGCTGCGTGCGGTGGACGGCTCCCTCCGTTCACAGCTGTTCGCTCACACCGTCGCGTCCAACAAGCCGCCCGTTGAACTCACCGACGGTCAGGCCCTGGACCTGATGCCGTCGTTCTCCCCCGACGGCCAGCGGCTCCTGTTCGCCAGCGACCGCATCAGTGCCGGACAGCTCGCGACCTACGAAGTCATGATCAACCTGCCCGGCTTCGCCGTTCGCGCCGCGCCCGGGGAAACGTCGGACACCGAGCTTTGGCCTTCGCTCGATTCGTCGCCAAGACCCCGGCTGTACACCGAATCCCGTCCGACCGACGGCAGCCCGTCCCGACTGGTGGCGATCGAAACCGTCACCGGCAAACGCACCGACCTCGAACACCCCGGCACCCAGCCGCGCATCAGCCCGCGGTCCGACGCGATCGTGTTCGTCAGAGGCGATCCGAACACCGGAAAACGCGACATCTGGCTTCTGAAGATCGGCGAGAACGCGCCGGTTAATCTCACTCGATCCCCCAACGACGACGATTTCGACCCGACCTGGTCCAAGACCGGCAGCCGGATCGCGTTCGCGTCGGACCGCCGACTCCCAGGCCATTCGTCGCCCGCGCAGCCGTCGGCGGCACCGCCGATCACCGAGTCCGACATCAACCTTTGGGTTCTTCGCGTCTCCAAACCTTCGGAAGCGATCCCGGTCACGCAGAACCCAGCGCGCGACGACAACCCCGCCTGGAGTGGCGACGATTCGGCGCTTTACTTCCGGAGCAGCAGAGGCGGCGAGTGGGGTGTCTGGAAGGCAGACCTGCCCAAGTGA
- a CDS encoding leucine-rich repeat domain-containing protein has product MTTKHTPLLAALLCALCTGSALAADPHVEAVVRTVEAAKGKVEKTEDGQGLRLVDLAVANTGPHDKRTTDPYDAVFFEHLGHITTLESLNVISTKFNDAWMPHIAKLTNLKTLRFTNNGSLTDAGMEQLAGLKNLEQFSFVGTKITGRGYAKFEGFTKLTRVSHRGSSIDDEGLKQLCEHLPNLESISLAHAKFTDAGAVHLAKLTKLKSVELGTLNATPAALKNLTSLPLESIQLGEGFHAADAFNTVKAISTLRKLSVTDGSKLTDADLALIAGITGLESLTMDKLPLPDERIPALAAFAHLKSITLALRPKGYPAETQARIKALLPKVDVTFVQ; this is encoded by the coding sequence ATGACAACCAAACACACCCCCCTGCTCGCAGCACTCTTGTGCGCCCTCTGCACCGGCTCGGCCCTCGCCGCCGATCCCCACGTCGAAGCCGTCGTCCGCACTGTCGAGGCCGCGAAGGGCAAGGTGGAAAAGACCGAGGACGGCCAGGGCCTCAGGCTCGTCGATCTCGCCGTGGCCAATACCGGCCCGCACGACAAGCGCACGACCGACCCCTACGACGCGGTGTTCTTTGAGCACTTGGGGCATATCACGACGCTCGAGTCGCTGAACGTCATCTCGACGAAGTTCAACGACGCGTGGATGCCGCACATCGCGAAGCTCACGAACCTGAAAACGCTTCGCTTCACCAATAACGGCTCACTCACCGATGCCGGTATGGAGCAGCTCGCGGGCTTGAAGAACCTGGAGCAGTTTTCCTTCGTCGGGACCAAGATTACCGGCCGCGGGTATGCGAAGTTCGAGGGGTTTACCAAGCTTACGCGGGTCAGCCATCGCGGCAGCAGCATCGACGACGAGGGCCTGAAGCAGCTTTGCGAGCACCTGCCGAACCTCGAAAGCATCAGCCTCGCGCACGCCAAGTTTACCGACGCAGGCGCGGTTCACCTGGCGAAGCTCACGAAACTCAAGAGCGTCGAGCTCGGCACGCTCAACGCCACGCCGGCCGCTCTTAAGAACCTCACCAGCCTTCCATTGGAATCGATCCAGCTCGGCGAAGGGTTCCACGCCGCCGACGCCTTCAACACCGTCAAAGCCATTTCAACCTTGCGGAAGCTCTCGGTCACCGATGGCAGCAAGCTGACCGACGCCGACCTGGCCCTCATTGCCGGCATCACCGGGCTGGAGTCACTGACCATGGACAAGCTGCCGCTCCCCGATGAGCGCATCCCTGCCCTCGCCGCGTTCGCGCATCTGAAGTCCATCACCCTCGCCCTGCGCCCCAAAGGTTACCCGGCAGAAACGCAAGCCAGGATCAAAGCCCTTCTCCCCAAGGTGGACGTGACGTTCGTCCAGTGA
- a CDS encoding DUF1552 domain-containing protein, translating into MSHFLSQSWLINRRHALRALGSFIALPMLDCMVPLLAAEEKTVSPRRSAFIYLANGVHSLNYQVTTPGKDYQFSRSLKPLEKHRQVITPISGLYHPGAIGHHHNCISVWLTGGKLGPSDRNTISVDQKMAEITAKHTRYSSMEVALTGESLGWTADGVRLPSMRRCSEIFASMFSEPKGGMATQRRALRRKGSVLDANLDEVRQLEQKMGSADKGRLDQYLTSVREAEVRTRRADAWLDTPLPTVSDADRKRTNRDIPATLAGEYFRTVYDLMVLAFQTDVTRVATFSLGGEGDAFAIPEIGITESRHQLSHHGGDPGYMEKLTNYDTFAIEQFSYFLTRLAETNDVNGKPLLNSTMALFGSGMSYGHSHGNANLPLVLAGGTDLGLKHGSHLDFNQGHFNGYQLDKPGEHYSLCSRPANPNAHMSNLLLLMAQRMGVETDKFGDSNKVIEL; encoded by the coding sequence ATGAGTCACTTCCTCTCCCAATCCTGGCTGATCAACCGCCGGCACGCCCTGCGTGCCCTGGGCAGCTTCATCGCGTTGCCCATGCTCGACTGCATGGTCCCGCTGCTGGCGGCGGAGGAGAAGACCGTCTCGCCGCGGCGAAGCGCCTTCATCTACCTCGCGAACGGCGTGCATTCGCTCAACTACCAGGTCACCACGCCGGGCAAGGATTACCAGTTCTCCCGATCGCTCAAGCCGCTCGAAAAGCATCGCCAGGTCATTACGCCCATCAGCGGCCTGTATCACCCGGGCGCGATCGGCCATCACCACAACTGCATCTCCGTCTGGCTTACCGGCGGCAAGCTCGGTCCTTCAGACCGCAACACCATCTCGGTGGACCAGAAGATGGCCGAGATCACCGCGAAACACACCCGATACTCCTCGATGGAAGTTGCCCTCACCGGCGAATCGCTCGGCTGGACGGCCGACGGTGTTCGGCTGCCCTCGATGCGTCGTTGCAGCGAAATCTTCGCGTCCATGTTCTCCGAACCCAAAGGCGGCATGGCGACACAGCGGCGGGCCCTGCGCCGCAAGGGCAGCGTCCTGGACGCCAACCTCGATGAAGTCCGTCAACTCGAGCAGAAGATGGGATCGGCCGACAAGGGACGCCTCGATCAGTACCTCACCTCGGTCCGCGAAGCCGAAGTGCGTACGCGGCGGGCCGATGCCTGGCTCGATACGCCGCTTCCGACCGTCTCCGACGCCGATCGCAAACGCACCAACCGCGACATCCCCGCCACCCTTGCCGGCGAGTACTTCCGCACCGTCTACGACCTGATGGTCCTTGCCTTCCAGACCGACGTGACGCGCGTCGCCACCTTCAGCCTCGGCGGCGAAGGGGATGCCTTTGCGATTCCCGAAATCGGCATCACCGAGTCGCGGCATCAGCTCAGCCATCACGGCGGCGATCCGGGCTACATGGAGAAGCTCACCAACTACGACACGTTCGCGATCGAGCAGTTCAGCTACTTCCTCACCCGGCTCGCCGAGACGAACGATGTCAACGGCAAGCCGCTGCTGAACTCGACGATGGCGCTCTTCGGCAGCGGCATGTCGTACGGCCACAGCCACGGCAACGCCAACCTCCCGCTGGTGCTCGCCGGGGGTACGGACCTGGGTTTAAAGCACGGCAGCCACCTCGACTTCAACCAGGGGCACTTCAACGGCTACCAGCTCGACAAGCCCGGCGAGCACTACTCGCTCTGCAGCCGCCCCGCGAACCCCAATGCCCACATGAGCAACCTGCTGCTCCTGATGGCCCAGCGCATGGGTGTGGAGACGGACAAGTTCGGCGACAGCAACAAGGTGATCGAACTATGA
- a CDS encoding DUF1592 domain-containing protein, which produces MFHLRMFSRSSLLLAASLGLGLAGAARGAEPFEAFLDTHCVRCHGPDKEKGDLRIDRLSRDFTKGADTHHWAEVVEQVNSGEMPPKKEKRPSQAEIAAFVTSLDARLKEGRAARMATRPPVTHYRLSRKEYQNTVYDLLGVRYDPAKPGELNEDALWHGFERIGSQLSLSPSHVDRYYRAAELVLDRAFPTTSVTARKVRKTAVDLRYGTGKDQQAALDRFGIKRPLRYLLFPGRTETALSPNWLGKTGPEHSGLYKFRIQASGIRPPGGQPAHLSIGKRTGEETVDGLIEFDLTAPEEKPQVYEFEVFLEMPTSLDFCVVATNGVDRRKGAAFRNALSSSQYLFTHSSETLLLNPNAPQMFDDKGNGLFSTVLLDWIEWEGPLVTDAEKSRRDGLLPPDDASLEVVAEHLQRFAERAWRRPAKPEELATYLKAYRTERDAGEKTADAYRIAMQGVLTSRHFIYLVEGDPTARARLTDWELASRLSYFIWSSTPDDRLFSAAKGGTLSGDGLKKEVSRLLTDERANRFIDDFTRQWLQLHRLGMFPPDKKLYPNYDPWLEESMRGEVIEYFREMFSKNLPLDGFIESDWTMANPRLCDFYGLPEPKSGGFQRVALKPEHRRGGLLTMGAVLGLTSDGTRHRPVHRGVWVSEAIFGKTPPPPPANVSAIEPNPPESPKATLRQKIEAHRSDVNCAACHAKIDPLGLAWDNYDAVGQWRTREKVEKGIGEDPLIDPSGVLPDGRSFADPVQFKRLLIENRDQIARAFIEHLCTYALRRVLTVDDREDINAIAATAKKNNYGVQDIVRAVAESELMRKR; this is translated from the coding sequence ATGTTTCACCTTCGAATGTTCTCCCGCTCAAGCCTGCTCCTGGCCGCCAGCCTGGGCCTGGGCCTTGCGGGTGCCGCGCGCGGAGCGGAACCGTTTGAGGCGTTTCTCGATACGCACTGCGTCCGCTGCCATGGCCCGGACAAGGAGAAAGGCGACCTGCGGATCGACCGCCTCTCGCGCGATTTCACCAAGGGTGCCGACACACATCACTGGGCGGAAGTCGTCGAGCAGGTCAACTCCGGCGAGATGCCGCCGAAGAAGGAGAAGAGACCCTCGCAGGCGGAGATCGCTGCGTTTGTCACCAGCCTGGACGCGCGGCTCAAGGAGGGCCGGGCGGCCCGGATGGCAACCCGTCCGCCGGTAACGCACTACCGTCTGAGTCGCAAGGAGTATCAGAACACCGTCTACGACCTGCTCGGCGTGCGCTACGATCCGGCCAAGCCCGGCGAGTTGAACGAAGATGCGCTGTGGCACGGTTTCGAGAGGATCGGGTCGCAACTTTCGCTGTCGCCGTCGCATGTCGATCGATACTACCGGGCGGCGGAACTCGTCCTGGATCGCGCTTTCCCCACCACATCGGTGACTGCCCGCAAGGTCCGCAAAACCGCTGTCGATCTTCGCTATGGGACCGGGAAAGACCAGCAAGCCGCCCTGGACCGCTTCGGCATCAAACGGCCGCTGCGCTATCTGCTGTTCCCCGGTCGAACGGAGACCGCGCTGTCGCCTAACTGGCTGGGCAAGACCGGTCCTGAACACAGCGGGCTGTACAAATTTCGCATCCAGGCCAGCGGGATCCGCCCGCCAGGCGGCCAGCCGGCGCACCTGAGCATCGGCAAGAGAACCGGCGAGGAGACCGTCGATGGTCTCATCGAGTTCGACCTGACCGCACCGGAAGAGAAGCCCCAGGTCTACGAGTTTGAAGTGTTCCTCGAGATGCCGACGTCGCTCGATTTCTGCGTGGTGGCGACCAATGGCGTGGACCGAAGAAAAGGGGCTGCTTTCCGCAACGCGCTGAGCAGTTCCCAGTATCTTTTTACGCACAGCAGCGAGACCCTGCTGCTGAACCCCAACGCCCCGCAGATGTTCGACGACAAGGGGAACGGCCTGTTCTCCACGGTGCTGCTGGACTGGATCGAATGGGAAGGACCGCTCGTCACGGACGCGGAAAAGTCCCGCCGCGACGGCCTGCTCCCGCCCGATGACGCCAGCCTGGAAGTGGTCGCGGAACATCTGCAGCGTTTCGCGGAGCGCGCCTGGCGACGCCCGGCGAAGCCTGAGGAACTGGCGACGTATCTGAAAGCCTACCGCACCGAGCGCGACGCCGGTGAGAAGACCGCCGACGCTTATCGTATCGCGATGCAGGGCGTGCTCACCTCCCGGCACTTCATTTACCTCGTTGAAGGCGATCCGACGGCCCGCGCGCGACTCACCGACTGGGAACTGGCCTCCAGGCTCTCGTATTTCATCTGGAGCTCAACCCCCGACGACCGCCTCTTCAGCGCCGCCAAAGGCGGCACCCTGAGCGGCGACGGCCTGAAGAAGGAAGTGAGTCGGCTTCTGACCGACGAAAGGGCCAACCGCTTCATTGACGACTTCACCCGGCAGTGGCTGCAGCTGCATCGATTGGGCATGTTCCCGCCCGACAAAAAGCTCTACCCGAATTATGACCCCTGGCTCGAAGAGAGCATGCGCGGCGAGGTCATCGAGTACTTCCGCGAGATGTTCTCAAAGAACCTTCCTCTGGACGGCTTCATCGAGTCCGACTGGACGATGGCCAACCCGCGCCTGTGCGACTTCTACGGTCTTCCGGAGCCGAAGTCGGGGGGCTTTCAGCGCGTCGCGCTCAAACCCGAGCATCGTCGCGGCGGTCTGCTGACGATGGGCGCGGTGCTGGGTCTGACGTCGGACGGTACCCGCCATCGCCCGGTGCACCGCGGGGTTTGGGTCAGCGAAGCGATCTTCGGCAAGACGCCGCCACCCCCGCCGGCGAACGTGAGCGCCATCGAACCCAACCCGCCGGAAAGCCCCAAGGCCACACTCCGCCAGAAGATCGAAGCGCACCGGAGCGACGTGAACTGTGCCGCCTGCCATGCGAAGATCGATCCTCTGGGACTGGCCTGGGACAATTACGATGCCGTCGGTCAATGGCGTACCCGTGAGAAGGTCGAAAAGGGGATTGGTGAGGATCCGTTGATCGATCCCTCCGGCGTGTTGCCCGACGGCCGGTCCTTCGCCGACCCTGTCCAGTTCAAGCGGCTCCTGATCGAGAACCGCGACCAGATCGCGCGGGCCTTCATCGAGCACCTCTGCACCTACGCCCTTCGCCGGGTTCTCACCGTGGACGACCGGGAAGACATCAACGCGATCGCGGCGACAGCGAAGAAGAACAATTACGGCGTGCAAGACATCGTCCGCGCCGTGGCCGAGTCCGAACTGATGCGAAAGCGATGA
- a CDS encoding type II secretion system protein, with protein MQRRNKGFTLVELLIVVGIVAALTGVVIPAVGKAKATAVKVACAGNLRQIGTALNAYRAANGGKLPVRPSGLDQTNPHVFKYKSLTASVAKTMEKYAESRDVFYCPGNYQRRTPSEWWTFQSGTIAATYQFPFWLKSSYWLVKVPDYRRPNGDAVIAADYLGTDTTPAAPLAWNHDRPDGQSPEGMNMLFGDNRVEWRNKARGWMLWGRSNGPIDWYLAN; from the coding sequence TTGCAGAGGCGGAATAAAGGATTCACGCTGGTCGAGCTGCTGATTGTCGTCGGCATCGTGGCCGCATTGACTGGCGTGGTCATCCCTGCCGTTGGCAAGGCCAAGGCGACGGCCGTGAAAGTGGCGTGCGCGGGCAATCTCCGACAGATCGGGACGGCGCTCAATGCGTACCGCGCGGCCAACGGCGGCAAGCTTCCGGTTCGCCCCAGCGGGCTCGATCAGACCAACCCCCACGTCTTCAAATACAAGTCGCTGACGGCCTCCGTCGCCAAAACGATGGAGAAGTACGCCGAATCCCGGGATGTTTTCTACTGCCCCGGCAATTACCAGCGTCGAACGCCCAGCGAGTGGTGGACCTTCCAGAGCGGCACGATCGCCGCGACCTATCAGTTCCCCTTCTGGCTCAAGTCGTCCTATTGGCTCGTCAAGGTTCCCGACTACCGTCGCCCGAACGGGGACGCAGTGATTGCTGCGGATTACCTGGGCACCGACACCACGCCAGCAGCCCCCCTCGCATGGAACCACGACCGCCCGGACGGACAGTCGCCTGAGGGGATGAACATGCTCTTCGGCGACAACCGCGTCGAATGGCGCAACAAGGCCCGCGGCTGGATGCTGTGGGGGCGATCCAACGGCCCGATCGATTGGTATCTTGCCAACTGA
- a CDS encoding FecR family protein encodes MAEELDNLAARYLDGSATPEECAQLDRRLVSDPAAAIAFLELTRQELALKDALATKGVSTAPATTVSKPVQTMLPTALRLAGSDSAAPTAHRTVPDIRPVRRGRLVMWAAGIAAAVLVGAGVWLTTGGSNTSTTPPLAIDSPSPGANFTLDLAGSDLRIERDGKVLAAGGAGRLAGGDIIRTGDTHGTTLNVAGEATSVLVGPGSSVAIVPSGSGHRVRLLSGSVQCQVAPQKPGTTFAVLTADAEVRVVGTQFRVSSDGKQSLVEVSHGTVRVTRGRDRATVDVSAGEFVATEKSHGTLGHPAGKDMGEYWSNKVRPAGIDQ; translated from the coding sequence TTGGCTGAAGAACTGGACAACCTCGCCGCCCGATACCTGGACGGTTCGGCCACCCCGGAAGAGTGCGCCCAGTTGGATCGCCGATTGGTGTCCGATCCCGCTGCCGCCATCGCGTTTCTGGAGTTGACCCGGCAGGAACTGGCGTTGAAGGATGCGCTTGCGACAAAGGGTGTTTCGACGGCGCCCGCCACGACCGTTTCGAAGCCCGTTCAGACGATGCTTCCAACGGCATTGCGCCTTGCCGGCAGCGATTCTGCCGCGCCGACAGCCCATCGTACTGTACCTGATATTCGGCCGGTTCGCCGAGGCCGGCTGGTGATGTGGGCCGCCGGTATTGCGGCGGCCGTGCTGGTCGGGGCTGGCGTCTGGTTAACAACCGGGGGTAGTAACACCTCCACCACCCCGCCGCTGGCGATCGATTCCCCGTCGCCTGGTGCCAACTTCACACTCGATCTGGCCGGTTCGGACCTGCGCATCGAAAGAGACGGAAAAGTGCTGGCCGCCGGTGGCGCGGGCAGGCTTGCCGGCGGCGACATCATCCGCACCGGAGACACTCACGGCACCACTTTGAATGTCGCCGGCGAGGCGACAAGCGTGCTTGTCGGCCCGGGCTCATCGGTTGCGATTGTGCCTTCGGGCAGTGGGCACCGGGTGCGGCTGCTCAGCGGCTCGGTTCAGTGCCAGGTCGCACCGCAGAAGCCGGGAACGACATTTGCCGTTCTCACCGCTGATGCCGAGGTCCGGGTTGTGGGCACCCAGTTCCGGGTTTCGAGCGACGGAAAACAGAGCCTTGTCGAAGTGAGCCACGGCACCGTTCGCGTGACGCGTGGCCGAGATCGGGCGACGGTGGATGTCTCGGCTGGTGAGTTTGTGGCGACCGAGAAGTCCCATGGGACTCTGGGTCATCCGGCCGGCAAGGATATGGGCGAGTACTGGTCGAACAAGGTGCGGCCGGCGGGTATCGATCAATAG
- a CDS encoding sigma-70 family RNA polymerase sigma factor has product MGNHRAPGIAVIDFVTEQARFEELFSPARPVLRAILYAATRSGHEAEDLLQQVGTVLWQKFETYDSSRPFAAWAVGFAQMEIRKWREKASRRGRLVSISDEAVAALADACVRAVDEPAAGPADDADTLRDCVERLTPAAKQAIRMKYTDGQSIAQIAAVQGREIGAVEMALVRARRALRQCIETKWQASGDGRKARHLG; this is encoded by the coding sequence TTGGGAAATCATCGAGCCCCGGGAATAGCAGTGATCGACTTTGTGACGGAACAAGCCCGGTTTGAAGAATTGTTCAGTCCGGCACGACCGGTGCTTCGTGCCATTCTTTATGCCGCGACCCGCAGCGGGCATGAAGCAGAGGACCTGTTGCAGCAGGTCGGCACGGTCTTGTGGCAGAAGTTTGAGACGTACGACTCGAGCCGTCCTTTCGCCGCCTGGGCGGTAGGGTTTGCCCAGATGGAGATCCGCAAGTGGCGTGAGAAGGCGTCGCGGCGGGGCCGACTGGTGTCGATCTCGGACGAGGCGGTAGCGGCGCTGGCCGACGCGTGCGTCCGGGCCGTCGACGAACCGGCCGCCGGGCCAGCCGACGATGCCGACACCCTGCGGGATTGCGTAGAGCGGCTGACGCCGGCGGCGAAACAGGCGATCCGAATGAAGTACACCGACGGCCAGTCAATCGCCCAGATCGCCGCTGTACAGGGTCGTGAGATCGGTGCGGTGGAGATGGCACTGGTCCGGGCTCGTCGGGCGTTGCGGCAGTGCATTGAAACGAAGTGGCAGGCAAGCGGAGACGGGAGAAAGGCAAGACACCTTGGCTGA
- the atpD gene encoding F0F1 ATP synthase subunit beta, which yields MPATGKITQVIGSTFDAQFPEDQLPEIYNALKIPLAYSNSTLTGEVQQHLGGGRVRAVALGSTDGLARGVDCVDTGAALTVPVGKETLGRVFNLLGEPIDNRGPVAASGRRPIHRDPPEFTDLTPKAEVFETGIKVIDLLTPFIRGGKAGLFGGAGLGKTVVIQELIARIAQQHGGYSVFAGVGERTREGTDLWLEMQEAQIGDTGRHVIDQTVMVFGQMNEPPGARLRVALSALTMAEYFRDETGADTLLFIDNIFRFTQAGSEVSALLGRMPSAVGYQPTLATEMGQLQERITSTKNGAITSVQAVYVPADDPTDPAPANAFQHLDAFIYLERSIASKGIYPAVDPLASGSRALSTDIVGEDHYRIARKVQTMLQRYRDLQDIIAILGVDELSEEDKLIVSRARKIERFFSQPFVVAEQFTGKKGIYTPLKETLASFEEITDGRADDLPEQAFLYVGGIEDVRKRAKEMA from the coding sequence ATGCCCGCGACCGGAAAAATCACGCAGGTCATCGGCTCGACCTTCGACGCCCAGTTCCCCGAAGATCAGCTCCCCGAGATCTATAACGCTCTCAAGATCCCGCTGGCCTACAGCAACTCCACCCTCACCGGTGAAGTGCAGCAGCACCTGGGCGGCGGACGCGTCCGCGCCGTTGCCCTGGGCAGCACGGACGGCCTGGCCCGTGGCGTCGACTGCGTCGACACCGGTGCCGCACTGACCGTCCCGGTCGGCAAGGAAACCCTCGGCCGCGTGTTTAACCTCCTCGGCGAACCGATCGACAACCGCGGCCCCGTCGCCGCCTCCGGTCGTCGGCCCATTCACCGCGATCCGCCGGAGTTCACCGACCTGACCCCCAAGGCCGAAGTCTTCGAAACCGGCATCAAGGTCATCGACCTGCTCACCCCGTTCATCCGCGGCGGCAAGGCCGGTCTGTTCGGCGGTGCCGGCCTCGGCAAGACCGTCGTCATTCAGGAACTCATCGCCCGTATCGCCCAGCAGCACGGCGGTTACTCCGTGTTCGCCGGCGTCGGTGAACGCACCCGCGAAGGCACCGACCTCTGGCTCGAAATGCAGGAAGCCCAGATCGGCGACACCGGTCGTCACGTCATCGACCAGACCGTCATGGTCTTCGGCCAGATGAACGAGCCGCCAGGCGCGCGTCTCCGCGTGGCTCTCTCGGCCCTGACGATGGCCGAGTACTTCCGCGATGAAACCGGCGCCGACACGCTCCTGTTCATCGACAACATTTTCCGCTTCACCCAGGCCGGTTCGGAAGTGTCGGCTCTCCTCGGCCGCATGCCCAGCGCCGTCGGTTACCAGCCCACGCTGGCCACCGAAATGGGTCAGCTCCAGGAACGCATCACCAGCACCAAGAACGGCGCGATCACGTCCGTGCAGGCCGTGTACGTGCCCGCCGACGATCCGACCGACCCGGCCCCGGCCAACGCGTTCCAGCATCTTGACGCGTTCATCTATCTGGAACGCAGCATTGCCAGCAAGGGCATTTACCCCGCCGTCGATCCGCTAGCGTCGGGCTCGCGCGCCCTCTCGACCGACATCGTCGGCGAAGACCACTACCGCATCGCCCGCAAGGTACAGACGATGCTCCAGCGCTACCGCGACCTGCAGGACATCATCGCCATCCTTGGCGTCGACGAACTGAGCGAAGAAGACAAGCTCATCGTCAGCCGTGCCCGCAAGATCGAGCGATTCTTCAGCCAGCCGTTCGTCGTCGCCGAGCAGTTCACTGGCAAGAAGGGCATCTACACGCCGCTGAAGGAAACCCTGGCGAGCTTCGAAGAAATCACCGACGGCCGCGCCGACGACCTGCCCGAGCAGGCGTTCCTGTACGTCGGCGGGATCGAAGACGTCCGCAAGCGCGCCAAGGAAATGGCGTAA